A region of the Streptomyces sp. NBC_00442 genome:
AGACCAGGCACGAGCCCAGCATGTGCAGGCCGACCAGGATTTCGGGTGTCTTCAGGAAGTACTGGACGTAACCGATCACGCCCTGACCGAGGAGCACCAGGAACAGGTCGCGGGCGCGGGCGCGCGGGCCGGGGGGCGCGTCGACGGCCTTCAGGACGAACCACAGCGCGACGGCGAGGGCCACGACGATCCAGGCGAGGTCCGCGTGCAGCTGGGTGATCATCGTCCAGTCGAGCGGGATGCGCGGCACGTCCTTGGAGTCGCCGGGGTGGCGGCCGGTGCCGGTGACGATCGTGCCCACCGCGATCAGCGCGGCCGAGGCGCCGACCAGGAGCCAGGTCAGCTGTACAACCGCCTTGCCCACCAAGGGCCTTGGCGCGCCGTCGCCCTCCTGGGTGCGCTGCCAGGTGACGACGGCGACCGCGATGAGCGCGCTGGAGAGCAGGAAGTGGGCGGCCACCGTGTACGGGTTGAGGCCGACCAGGACGACGATGCCGCCGAGGACCGCGTTGCCCATGACGACCCAGAACTGCACCCAGCCGAGCCGGGTCAGCGGGCGCCGCCAGGGCTTGGCGGAACGGGCCGCGATGATCGCCCAGCCGACCGCGGCACACAGCACGTAGGTGAGCATCCGGTTGGTGAACTCGATGGCGCCGCGGAAGCCCATCTCGCTGGTGGCGGTGAGGCTCTCGCTGGTGCACTTGGGCCAGGTGGGGCAGCCGAGCCCGGAACCGGTGAGCCGGACCGCGCCGCCGGTCACCACGATGGCGACGGCCATGACGAGCGCGGCCAGCGCCGCGCGCCGCACGATCCGGGGGGAGGCGGTCCAGCGCTGTGCGATGAAGAGAAGCGGATTGCGGGCCGCTGCGGTCACATCGGCGCGGGTCACTTTCGGCATGGGCCCTATCGTAGGCGCCCGTTTGTGCATGTTTTCACTAGGGGGTCCCGGCGGGCCCGGCAGGGAGGAAAGTCACTCCCGGCCGGGCCCGTCGCTCACTCCCAGCGGAAGAACTTCGCGGCGGCGCCGAGGCCGAGGACCGCCCAGACCGCGAGGATCCCGAGGTCGCCCCACGGCACGGAAGCGCCGTCCCGCAGCACGTCGCGCAGCCCGTCGGACAGGGCCGAGATGGGCAGGAGGTTCAGCACCGACTGCACGCCGCCGGGGAACTTGTCCATCGGCACGACGACCCCGCCGGCCACGAGCAGCAGCAGGAACACCAGGTTGGCCGCGGCGAGGGTCGCCTCGGCCTTGAGGGTGCCGGCCATGAGCAGCCCGAGCCCCGAGAAGGCGGCGGTGCCGAGCACCAGCAGGAACAGCACCGCGAGCGGGTTGCCGTGCGGGGACCAGCCGAGGGCGAAGGCGATCACGGTGAGCAGGACGACCTGGAGCACCTCGGTCACGAGCACGGCGAGCGTCTTGGACGTCATCAGGGCCCAGCGCGGCAGCGGCGACGCGCCGAGCCGCTTGAGCACTCCGTACCGCCGCTCGAAGCCCGTCGCGATGGCCTGGCCCGTGAAGGCGGTCGACATGACGGCGAGCGCGAGGATGCCGGGCGCGAGGAAGTCGACGGACTTGCCCTGCCCCGTGTCGATGATGTCGACGGTCGAGAACAGCACGAGCAGCAGGCTCGGGATGATCACGGTGAGCAGCAGTTGCTCGCCGTTGCGCAGCAGCATCCGCGTCTCCAGGGCGGTCTGCGCCCCGATCATCCGTCCGAGCGGCGCGGCCCCGGGCTTCGGTGCGTACGTACCAGCGCTCATGCGCGCAGCTCCCTGCCGGTCAGCTCCAGAAAGACGTCCTCGAGAGTGTGGCGCTCGACCGAGATGCCGTCGGGCATCACCCCGTGCTGGGCACACCAGGTGGTGACGGTGGCGAGCAGCTGCGGGTCGATGGTGCCGGCGATGCGGTACGCGCCGGGCGTCAGCTCGGCCGCGGCCGAGCCGTCCGGCAGTGCCTTCAGGAGCGAGCCGAGGTCGAGGCCGGGGCGGCCGGTGAAGCGCAGTGTGTTCTCGGCGCCGCCCCTGCACAGCTGCTCGGGGGAGCCCTGGGCGACGACCTTGCCCGCGTCGACGATGGCCACGTCGTCCGCGAGGGACTCGGCCTCGTCCATGAAGTGGGTGGTGAGGACCACCGAGACGCCGTCGGCGCGCAGTTCGCGCACGAGGTCCCAGGTGGCGCGGCGGGCCTGCGGGTCGAGTCCCGCGGTCGGCTCGTCCAGGAAGACCAGTTCGGGGCGGCCGACGACGGCCATCGCGAGCGCGAGGCGCTGCTGCTGGCCGCCGGAGAGCCTGCGGTAGGTGGTGCGGCCGCAACTGCCGAGCCCCAGGCGCTCGATGAGCGCGTCCACGTCCAGCGGGTGGGCGTGCAGTTTCGCCATGTG
Encoded here:
- a CDS encoding ABC transporter ATP-binding protein, coding for MNSEPALPSPGLRPSGRPRGSHPVVEITGLVKRYGPKTAVDGLDLTVDAGTVTAVLGPNGAGKTTTIETCEGYRRPDAGTVRVLGLDPVADAGRLKPRIGVMLQSGGVYSGARADEMLRHMAKLHAHPLDVDALIERLGLGSCGRTTYRRLSGGQQQRLALAMAVVGRPELVFLDEPTAGLDPQARRATWDLVRELRADGVSVVLTTHFMDEAESLADDVAIVDAGKVVAQGSPEQLCRGGAENTLRFTGRPGLDLGSLLKALPDGSAAAELTPGAYRIAGTIDPQLLATVTTWCAQHGVMPDGISVERHTLEDVFLELTGRELRA
- a CDS encoding COX15/CtaA family protein, which codes for MPKVTRADVTAAARNPLLFIAQRWTASPRIVRRAALAALVMAVAIVVTGGAVRLTGSGLGCPTWPKCTSESLTATSEMGFRGAIEFTNRMLTYVLCAAVGWAIIAARSAKPWRRPLTRLGWVQFWVVMGNAVLGGIVVLVGLNPYTVAAHFLLSSALIAVAVVTWQRTQEGDGAPRPLVGKAVVQLTWLLVGASAALIAVGTIVTGTGRHPGDSKDVPRIPLDWTMITQLHADLAWIVVALAVALWFVLKAVDAPPGPRARARDLFLVLLGQGVIGYVQYFLKTPEILVGLHMLGSCLVWIAVLRVLLSLRERPEITAEVPAQADSALSLA
- a CDS encoding ABC transporter permease, which codes for MSAGTYAPKPGAAPLGRMIGAQTALETRMLLRNGEQLLLTVIIPSLLLVLFSTVDIIDTGQGKSVDFLAPGILALAVMSTAFTGQAIATGFERRYGVLKRLGASPLPRWALMTSKTLAVLVTEVLQVVLLTVIAFALGWSPHGNPLAVLFLLVLGTAAFSGLGLLMAGTLKAEATLAAANLVFLLLLVAGGVVVPMDKFPGGVQSVLNLLPISALSDGLRDVLRDGASVPWGDLGILAVWAVLGLGAAAKFFRWE